Within the Acidimicrobiales bacterium genome, the region TAATGATCACCGAGGAGTCCGAGCCGGACGCCCCGGCCAAGTCCCCGGAGTCCCTGGGTGGGGTGGTCAGCGCCATCATGGCGCTCTATTGGGAAGATGTCGGCGTTGCCTGGGACCGCGCCGTCGCCGCCGGCGCCGAGATCATGTACCCACTCGCGGATCAGTTCTACGGCGAGCGGGGAGGCCGTTTGCGAGACCCGTTCGGCCAGCAGTGGATGATGAGCCAGCACATCGAGGACGTCTCGCACGACGAGATGAACCGCCGGGCGGCGGAGCTGTTCGGCTCGTAGCGGGCTGGTCGCGGCGCGCCGCCGCCGGGCCGGTCCGCACTACGCCGACAGGCCGCTGCAGCTGCGCCGGCTCTCCCAGTCGGCCAGGTCGGCCGTCGCCGCGCCTCCGGTCGCCGGGACGGGCACGCCGTCGGTGATGCGGGCTGGGACCCACGAGTAGGCGTCGACCTGGCGGCCGGTGGCCTCGACCATCAACACCCCGCTGCGCCCCGATTCGCCGTCCTCGCGCCAGTACACGAAGTTGCCGAGCCCGTAGGCCACCAGCGATGTACCCACCCGACCGGCTCCGAACACGCGGTGGGCGTGGCTCCCCACGACGATGTCGGCGCCCGCGCCGACCAGGGCCTGGGCCAGCGTCTCCTGTTCGGGCGAGGCGCAGTGGGTCTCCTCGACACCCCAGTGCATGAACGCCACCAGCGTGTCGACCTCGGGTCGCACCGCGCTCACCGCGGCGACGAGGCGCGCCCGGTCGATCGAGAAGGCCAGGCCGGGCTGGGTGTCGGTGGCCGTCCACTGCGAGACGAGCCCCGGCTCGAGCCAGTCGACGGCGCCGAAGATGGCGATGCGCTGGCCTTTGATCACCGTGCGGTACGGCGCGTACGCCTCGGTCGCGTCGCTGCCGATCCCGACGACCGGAAGCTTGGAGGCGGCGATGGCGGCGAAGGTGTCCTCCATGCCGACGGGCCCGTAGTCGAGGGCGTGGTTGTTCGCCATGTTGACGACGTCGACGCCGGCGGACTTGAGGGCGACGAACGACTCGGCAGGGGAACGGAAATGGAAGTTCTTGCCGGGCACGGGCGCACCCCGATCGGTGATGGCCGTCTCCAGGTTGACCATGGCCAGGTCGGCGCCGGACAGCACCGGGGCGATGGGCGCCAGCAGGTGGGTCGGGTCCGATCGAAGCTGGTCTGCCAGCACCACCGGGGAGATTGCGCCCGGATCGGTCGTGTCCCGTTGGGCGGGGAAGTGCACGTCACCGCCGAAGGCAAACCTGACCGTTTGGCCGCTGCCACGGGGCCCCCGCGGTCCGGGAGGGTTCCCAGCGGCCTGGTCGGTGGGGGCCGTGGTCGCCGGGACGCGGTGCCGGGCACTGGTCTGACCGCCGCCGCACGCGGCGGCGAACGGCACTCCCAGCGCCGGCAGGGCCACGCCCACCCGGAGCAACGTTCGCCGGGACAACTCTCGCCGGGCTGCCTCACCCTCGTCGCCATTTCGCGATTGGGCGGCGGGATCGGATTCCACCGGCAACCTCCTCGACCCGTGGCGAGCCAACCTGAGTGTGAACTCTGTCACGATCACGCTTCCTTTACCAAGCGTTAACCAACAGGCCGATAGCATCGGCTCATCGGAACCCGCGTCCAACGATCCTTCGCCTTCCTCGACCTCTGTGGGTTCACCGATTTCGTCGGCGCCCGTGGCGACGACGAGGCGGTGGCCGAGCTCATCGCGCTTCGCAACACGGTGCGCACCGTGACCTCGCGGGTCGGGGTCCGAGTCGACAAATGGCTGGGTGACGGCGTCATGCTGGTGGGTGTCGAGTGCGAGCCCCTGGTCGACGCGGTGGCGACCATCTCGGCCGGTCACTCCCGACGCGGGCGGCTTCCGCTGCGGGCGGGCATCGCCTGCGGCCAGGTCATCCTGCTCGAGGGCGACGACTACGTCGGGAGTCCCGTGAACCTGGCCGCCCGCCTCTCCGATCGTGCCGAGGGTGACCAGATCCTGGCCGCCACGGACGGCTTGGCCCTACCCGATTCGGTCGTCCAGGGCCGTGCCGCCGACGTCCTTCTTCCCGGCTTCTCGCTGCCGATCTCCGTGGTCGCTCTCGCCCCCCGGTCCCGTGGTCGGCGTGTGCTCTCCCTGCCCCGCCTCACCCGCGGCGAGGAACCACGGCCGACAGTCGGGCTGACGGCGTCCGACCCGACCGTCGAGCTGGAGCGGGAAGCGGGGT harbors:
- a CDS encoding CapA family protein codes for the protein MESDPAAQSRNGDEGEAARRELSRRTLLRVGVALPALGVPFAAACGGGQTSARHRVPATTAPTDQAAGNPPGPRGPRGSGQTVRFAFGGDVHFPAQRDTTDPGAISPVVLADQLRSDPTHLLAPIAPVLSGADLAMVNLETAITDRGAPVPGKNFHFRSPAESFVALKSAGVDVVNMANNHALDYGPVGMEDTFAAIAASKLPVVGIGSDATEAYAPYRTVIKGQRIAIFGAVDWLEPGLVSQWTATDTQPGLAFSIDRARLVAAVSAVRPEVDTLVAFMHWGVEETHCASPEQETLAQALVGAGADIVVGSHAHRVFGAGRVGTSLVAYGLGNFVYWREDGESGRSGVLMVEATGRQVDAYSWVPARITDGVPVPATGGAATADLADWESRRSCSGLSA
- a CDS encoding VOC family protein, coding for MAPVNPVPEHLRSVTPRLVVRNGAAAIEFYGKAFGAEELGERFTGPVGEVIHAEVRIGDSVVMITEESEPDAPAKSPESLGGVVSAIMALYWEDVGVAWDRAVAAGAEIMYPLADQFYGERGGRLRDPFGQQWMMSQHIEDVSHDEMNRRAAELFGS